In Methylobacterium aquaticum, a single genomic region encodes these proteins:
- a CDS encoding multidrug ABC transporter ATPase codes for MGELGESDASRRAPAFEHSVTAPALIHDLMGRVPDRRHFHNDRWLSSLAALACFVAPAWTPWLASRSSLRWAERRRRSQAQVAASLCGAPAALASRTARTVPAGVNGWRLEGFIVGATLHFQLRLVLLSLLTLPSAWLLLEIPKHIINHTLAGANGGGHPQMTFLGLDLGRVELLFALCASYLGALTMGALAKYAVNQGRGRVSERIVRRLRLAIFRRARGERSLEHRATLAAIAVQEVEPIGYFGAGMVVVPLVQGGTLATSIAFLLLQNTTLALAALVMLPVQLSLLPRLQKRLNAKVRERVHATRVLGGLLTATDADQAVTPAVPVQAATRRLSSLLRQMRQAEDLERVRVEISELKGRLKSLYSFTSNLTPFFFFSIGGYLVVQGRISLGALVAALAAYKEIAPALRELFDFIQSWSDANARFEEVTKAFERP; via the coding sequence ATGGGGGAGCTGGGCGAGTCTGACGCGAGCCGTCGGGCCCCCGCCTTCGAGCATTCAGTGACCGCGCCGGCATTAATTCATGATCTGATGGGCCGAGTCCCAGATCGCCGCCATTTCCACAACGACCGATGGCTCAGCTCACTGGCTGCGCTGGCCTGCTTTGTCGCGCCGGCCTGGACGCCATGGCTTGCTTCCCGCTCGAGTCTGCGGTGGGCGGAGCGTCGGCGCCGCAGCCAAGCCCAGGTTGCTGCCTCGCTGTGCGGCGCCCCAGCCGCGCTCGCGTCGCGAACGGCACGCACTGTTCCCGCGGGGGTGAATGGGTGGCGGCTGGAAGGCTTCATCGTTGGCGCGACGTTGCACTTCCAGCTCCGTCTCGTCCTGCTCTCCCTGCTGACGCTGCCGTCGGCGTGGCTGCTTCTCGAAATCCCCAAGCACATCATCAACCACACCCTCGCCGGCGCGAACGGGGGCGGCCATCCGCAGATGACCTTTCTGGGTCTTGATCTCGGACGCGTGGAGCTCCTGTTCGCGCTGTGCGCCAGCTACCTGGGCGCGCTCACGATGGGTGCGCTTGCCAAGTACGCCGTCAACCAAGGGCGCGGGCGCGTGAGCGAGCGTATCGTGCGTCGCTTGCGCTTGGCCATCTTCCGGCGGGCGCGTGGCGAACGCTCTCTCGAGCATCGTGCCACCCTCGCGGCCATCGCCGTCCAGGAGGTCGAGCCAATTGGCTATTTCGGAGCCGGCATGGTTGTCGTGCCGCTCGTCCAGGGAGGCACGCTCGCGACCAGCATCGCGTTCCTGCTGCTCCAGAACACCACGCTGGCCCTCGCGGCTCTCGTCATGCTGCCGGTGCAGCTCAGTCTCCTCCCGCGTCTGCAGAAGCGGCTGAACGCCAAAGTTCGTGAGAGGGTCCACGCAACACGGGTTTTGGGAGGGCTTCTGACCGCGACGGACGCCGACCAGGCCGTCACGCCTGCCGTGCCTGTGCAGGCCGCCACGCGGCGGCTATCGTCCCTGTTGCGGCAGATGCGGCAGGCCGAGGATCTTGAGCGGGTGCGCGTCGAGATCAGCGAGCTGAAAGGCCGCTTGAAGAGCTTGTATAGCTTCACGTCCAATCTCACGCCGTTCTTCTTCTTCTCGATTGGCGGCTACCTGGTCGTCCAGGGGCGCATCTCGCTCGGCGCGCTCGTTGCGGCGCTGGCGGCCTACAAGGAGATCGCGCCGGCGCTGCGGGAGTTGTTCGACTTCATCCAGAGTTGGTCCGACGCGAACGCGCGCTTCGAGGAGGTCACGAAGGCCTTCGAACGGCCTTAA
- a CDS encoding type II toxin-antitoxin system VapB family antitoxin: MALFVKDPEVGALAQELASLKRTTTTTTEAVRLALRAEIEREKDHLDLVARLRAGLARAGRPEPAARRQGVPRRIVRRSLMFVDASAHKWIIAWPSRLGSAHM; this comes from the coding sequence ATGGCCCTCTTCGTCAAGGACCCGGAGGTTGGCGCCCTCGCGCAGGAGCTGGCCTCCCTCAAGCGCACGACCACGACCACGACCGAGGCCGTCCGCCTCGCCCTACGCGCTGAGATCGAGCGCGAGAAGGACCATCTCGACCTCGTCGCCCGCCTTCGCGCGGGGCTTGCGCGAGCGGGCCGGCCCGAACCCGCAGCCCGTCGACAGGGCGTTCCGCGACGGATTGTACGGAGATCCCTGATGTTCGTCGATGCCTCCGCGCATAAATGGATAATAGCATGGCCGAGCCGGCTTGGGAGCGCTCACATGTAG
- a CDS encoding phosphoribosyltransferase-like protein produces MPTAAAIAIVGLDIAGVSMSERNRLLRSIATTIEDYQAGTLPTPTPEHVEKWVSQFNQASQLPILSEINHVLEKTYFSKIRVRGILRGLIHHPGWTAGNPHAFWRQMNFLNMQPRGNSQRELLAIFDKRLNKECGFSINDCAQGNKFFYLDDGLFSGGRIGTDLENWIIGQAPQNAELMIAVIALHTQGHYFTDRSLKSAIARSGKNISLSWAHYIAIEDGLFKVDYSDVLRPTTPGADPAVTAYIAQLGKPQTWRTGTSVGPKQFFSSNEGREVLEQEFLKKGVEVRAMCPYLNVHQRPLGNTTMRTFGFGTLFATYRNCPNNAPLVLWAGDPWYPLLPRITN; encoded by the coding sequence TTGCCAACCGCCGCTGCAATCGCCATCGTCGGTCTTGATATTGCAGGGGTGAGCATGAGCGAGCGGAACAGGTTGTTGCGATCGATTGCAACCACGATCGAGGATTACCAGGCCGGCACCCTTCCTACCCCGACCCCTGAGCACGTCGAAAAATGGGTCAGCCAGTTCAATCAAGCATCTCAGCTGCCGATACTGAGCGAGATAAACCACGTACTAGAAAAAACATACTTTTCTAAAATCCGCGTGAGGGGTATTCTGAGGGGTCTCATCCATCATCCTGGATGGACTGCAGGCAACCCGCATGCATTCTGGAGACAAATGAATTTTCTTAACATGCAACCGAGAGGCAACAGCCAGCGGGAGTTGCTGGCAATTTTTGATAAAAGACTGAATAAAGAGTGCGGCTTCTCGATAAATGATTGCGCGCAAGGTAATAAGTTTTTCTACCTTGACGATGGCTTGTTTTCTGGGGGCCGGATCGGCACTGATCTGGAAAACTGGATCATCGGTCAGGCACCTCAAAACGCGGAGCTTATGATCGCGGTCATTGCATTGCACACACAGGGACACTACTTCACGGATCGAAGCCTCAAGAGCGCAATTGCAAGATCAGGAAAGAATATTTCCCTGAGCTGGGCGCACTACATAGCCATCGAAGACGGATTGTTTAAAGTAGATTATTCAGACGTTCTGAGACCAACTACTCCTGGCGCCGATCCGGCCGTGACCGCTTACATTGCGCAACTTGGAAAGCCCCAAACATGGCGAACAGGAACCAGCGTCGGACCCAAACAATTCTTCTCATCCAACGAAGGACGGGAGGTGCTTGAGCAAGAATTCCTCAAAAAAGGAGTCGAGGTGCGCGCGATGTGTCCCTATCTCAATGTTCATCAGCGCCCTCTCGGCAACACCACTATGAGAACGTTCGGCTTTGGAACATTATTCGCCACTTATCGTAATTGTCCCAATAACGCACCCTTGGTGTTGTGGGCAGGCGATCCGTGGTATCCTCTGCTCCCCAGGATAACGAACTGA
- a CDS encoding NADAR family protein: MANADPRTYRVDEVVSFRKTGEEFGGLSNMAPGFPLRIAGVSVRTSEALYQACRFPHRPEVQKLIVSETSPMTAKMRSKPYRNDSREQWDDIRVPIMKWCLRVKLAQNWIKFGNLLLRTEDKPIVEDSRKDEFWGAIKGNDGNFHGSNVLGRLLMELREKLKNDPGSLTEVFPVKIHDFTLLGHQIPIIFAEITKNYGHNKAAVPDSTLQLWGIP, encoded by the coding sequence ATGGCCAACGCCGATCCACGGACCTACCGCGTCGACGAAGTGGTCTCGTTCCGCAAGACCGGAGAGGAGTTTGGCGGCTTGTCCAACATGGCGCCGGGCTTTCCGCTTCGCATCGCCGGCGTGTCGGTGCGGACTTCGGAAGCCTTGTACCAAGCGTGCAGGTTTCCGCATCGTCCCGAGGTGCAGAAGCTCATCGTGAGCGAGACAAGCCCGATGACGGCAAAGATGCGCTCCAAGCCATATCGGAATGACAGCCGCGAGCAATGGGACGATATCCGGGTTCCCATCATGAAGTGGTGTCTCCGTGTCAAACTTGCGCAGAACTGGATAAAATTTGGCAATCTTCTCCTCCGTACGGAAGATAAGCCAATCGTCGAAGATTCACGGAAGGACGAATTTTGGGGAGCAATCAAGGGAAATGACGGCAACTTCCACGGCAGTAACGTTCTTGGCCGGCTTCTAATGGAATTGAGAGAAAAACTCAAAAACGATCCAGGAAGTCTAACTGAGGTATTTCCAGTTAAAATTCATGATTTTACCCTATTAGGCCACCAAATACCAATAATATTCGCAGAAATTACTAAAAATTACGGTCATAATAAGGCTGCCGTACCCGATAGCACTTTGCAGCTGTGGGGCATACCGTAG
- a CDS encoding DUF736 domain-containing protein, with amino-acid sequence MATIGTFTQTQTGFSGDIATLTIQARKVTIVPETERSGETAPTHRIYLGKAEIGAGWAKVSKGERDYISVKIDDPSLPAPLYARLFAEEDGKTHSLIWTRENNRRRS; translated from the coding sequence ATGGCGACCATCGGCACCTTCACCCAGACTCAGACCGGCTTCTCAGGCGACATCGCCACCCTGACGATCCAGGCGCGTAAGGTCACGATCGTGCCGGAGACGGAGCGCAGCGGCGAGACCGCGCCGACCCACCGGATCTACCTCGGCAAGGCCGAGATCGGGGCCGGCTGGGCCAAGGTGTCGAAGGGTGAGCGGGACTACATCTCGGTCAAGATCGACGACCCGAGCCTGCCGGCTCCCCTCTACGCCCGCCTCTTCGCCGAGGAGGACGGCAAGACCCACTCGCTGATCTGGACCCGCGAGAACAACCGCCGCCGGAGCTGA